CAAAAGCATTTTGACGCTGAGTTTCATCGGTTCCCCCTCCCTCGTCGGCGCAATGCCGACGGCTTGCGATCACTACAGGAGAAGAACCTACGCCGGGAACGTATTTAAACGACCCGATTTGTTACAGGTATGCACCATTCCGGTGAAGGTTTCCGGAATTTTGTGTTACACCAATAATCGCAACAATTATTTGTGGTTGTTTGTCATGAGGCAGGGAGAAGGACATAGAGCACCGCAAGAAACCACAACAAACCGCAAAGCGCCCCGGCGGCAGGAATCATCCACCATTTGAGCGGGATGGTCCGCCCCCTGAGCTTGAAGGTGGCGCAACAGCTGAAGAGTGACAGAATCATTTGGATGAGCAGGCCGGAAACGGCCAGGGCAGGGAAAACAAGAACCCAAAAAAGGGGGTCAGACATACAATCTTTGTGCATGGTAGACGTCGCCTCAAGGCCGGGTGTGCCCCGCAAGGGCTAGCGCATGACCCATTCGGCCAGGAGCTGCGGGCGCTGCAACCCGCAAATCTGCTGGAAGTTGCACTGGGCGGTCAGTTCCACGCCGTTCTTGATGATGGACACGGGCCGGTCCGCAGACACGACCACAACCACGATGTGATCATGCTCGGCTGTAAAGCGCAGGGCCGAATTGAACCGTGCGCCCCTGGCCCTGTTTTCACCGGGCACGCTCCGGCCGTCCATGAGGCAGGCGAAGCCGTGCAGCTTCAGGTCACGCCCGAGATGCAGGGCACCGTCCAGCTTGGCCAGGGAACAGGCCAATTTGAGCTGACTGCTGTCCTTGAGGTCCAGCGGCTCCACAAAATGCTGGCCGGACATGGTAAGGCGCTCATCGGACATGTCCACCACCAACGTGCAGCCGTGTTTTCTGTCACGGACCCGGTTGACCATGAGCGAAACCATCTTGAAAAGGGACGTCTGGCTTTCCATGTCCATATCCGTTTCCAGGAGCTGTTCCTCCAGCTGGACCAGATTGGCCTTGAGGTTGGAGGAATGGAACCGCCCGTCGGAGAAACTGCACACCAGGCGTTCCTGTATCCACAAAAACCCGTGGGTACCGGAAAACTGCGCTGCCAGATAGGCCCCGGGCATGGGACCGATGGCTATGCCAAGCACCGACGAACCATCGGCCACCAGCACGCGCCCGGAATCCTCCACGGCCTGCAACAATTTGCGGACATGCTTGATATCCTTCACTCTTGGCTGCTCATTCTCGGGAAAACGACAGACGAACCGGACTTGATCCAATTGGCTTGGTTCCACCACCACCATGCGGCCGCGCGGCCATGCGCCCTCTTCCTTGGTGCCGGACACACCGATAAGGGCGTCCAGAAAGGGATACACACGTATTTTGGTATCAAGCCAGCCCATCCTCGACCGCTCATCCACGATGAAATCCCTGATGGCATGAGGGGCGCAATGCTGGAGCATGAACCCGGCCGTGTCCAATCCCATGATGTTGCAGGTCTGAAAACTCTGGGAGACAAGTTCCGCAGCATACTCCAACCAGCTCCTGGTAGGGCCGGTGGAGCACATGTCCGGGTGCTCCTCGGTGAACCACATCTGGTATCCCATGGACTGGGATCTGGCGCCCAGTGTGATGATACCGGACAGGTCCAGTCCGGCCTCGTCCTGACTGATGACCTCCAGCCCATTGCCGCATTCACCAGAATCACGCCATTTGCTTGAATAGAGATAATAATCCCGAAGCTTTGGTTCATGTCCTTCCAACAGTCCCTGAGGGTCGCAGATGCGTGGGGGAGAACCCGGTGCACGGGCATATATGATCGCTGCCCGACTCTGTTGCGAAAAATGGGACAACCCTTCGCAGAGACCGTCCAGAATATGGAACATGCAGATGTTTTCGAACGCGGCTTCAGACATTTCCGGCTCCCCGAGTCAATATATTCACCCTATCTTGGCAGAACCTAGGCCAAAAGTCTCAACAATGTCCAGAAGAGTATGTGTTGAGGGGAGAACCTCCCCCGGACCCTCATCACCTCATTTTCCCAAACTTTTCGAGTGTCTCCGACAAGGGAACACGAGTGCATAAAGAAAACACCTGACTCAAAACAAGCCTTGGCCTCTCTCGGCACAAACCCCACGGAGCGGCGCCAAAAAGATTGGGAGAGTCCAGGACAGCGTCCTGCTGCCGGAGGTTTCTTACTTCCTGGCTGCCTTGAGGACGTCGGCCAGTTCGCGGACAACGCCGCAGCCGCCGCAGGCCTGGGTGACGTAGTCGGCCTGCGCCAGGATGGATGGATGCCCGTCGGCCGGAGCGACCTTGAAGCCTGCCAGCCCCATGGCGTCGGCGTCGTTGACGTCATTGCCGACGAACAGGATGTCGGCCACGGAGATTCCGCGCTTGTCGGCCAGTTCGAGGAGTGCGGACCCCTTGTCCCGGATGCCGTGGATCGCTTCCAGACCGATCTTGTCGGCCCTGGCCTTGACCACGGGGTTCACCTCCGTACTCAGGACAACCTGCTCCAGGCCAAGCCTGCGGATCATGCCCACGCCCAGGCCGTCGCTGCGATTGGCCCGCACCGACTCGCTCCC
Above is a window of Pseudodesulfovibrio sp. S3 DNA encoding:
- a CDS encoding DNA integrity scanning protein DisA nucleotide-binding domain protein, with product MSEAAFENICMFHILDGLCEGLSHFSQQSRAAIIYARAPGSPPRICDPQGLLEGHEPKLRDYYLYSSKWRDSGECGNGLEVISQDEAGLDLSGIITLGARSQSMGYQMWFTEEHPDMCSTGPTRSWLEYAAELVSQSFQTCNIMGLDTAGFMLQHCAPHAIRDFIVDERSRMGWLDTKIRVYPFLDALIGVSGTKEEGAWPRGRMVVVEPSQLDQVRFVCRFPENEQPRVKDIKHVRKLLQAVEDSGRVLVADGSSVLGIAIGPMPGAYLAAQFSGTHGFLWIQERLVCSFSDGRFHSSNLKANLVQLEEQLLETDMDMESQTSLFKMVSLMVNRVRDRKHGCTLVVDMSDERLTMSGQHFVEPLDLKDSSQLKLACSLAKLDGALHLGRDLKLHGFACLMDGRSVPGENRARGARFNSALRFTAEHDHIVVVVVSADRPVSIIKNGVELTAQCNFQQICGLQRPQLLAEWVMR
- a CDS encoding competence protein ComEC yields the protein MSDPLFWVLVFPALAVSGLLIQMILSLFSCCATFKLRGRTIPLKWWMIPAAGALCGLLWFLAVLYVLLPAS